A section of the Epinephelus moara isolate mb chromosome 3, YSFRI_EMoa_1.0, whole genome shotgun sequence genome encodes:
- the LOC126387693 gene encoding protein LBH-like → MSCIPASHSMSTILSQVESQMEDSPGQRRGSKAYQIFPEANTDEDGDSSSYPEDFLYKRERLPSIVVEPTECNEPENGELRWPPRSLLGHNVEEEEEEEDSSVDHTDGSMDTEQQEDTGMEEGSIARKSSIGPSQSQLSLSRLTPPASPTPPEAAPPCLRS, encoded by the exons ATGAGCTGTATTCCTGCCTCACACAG tatGAGCACCATTCTAAGTCAAGTAGAATCTCAGATGGAGGACAGTCCAGGTCAGAGAAGAGGGAGCAAAGCCTACCAG ATCTTCCCTGAAGCCAACACGGATGAAGATGGAGATTCCAGCTCCTATCCTGAAGACTTTCTTTACAAGAGGGAACGTCTTCCTTCTATAGTTGTGGAGCCCACAGAGTGCAATGAGCCAGAGAACGGGGAGCTGCGCTGGCCTCCACGATCCCTATTGGGCCAcaatgtggaggaggaggaggaggaggaagacagcAGTGTTGATCACACAGACGGTTCTATGGAtacagagcagcaggaggacaCGGGGATGGAAGAAGG CTCGATTGCGAGGAAGTCTTCCATCGGACCGTCCCAGAGTCAACTGTCCCTCTCCCGGCTGACCCCTCCCGCCTCCCCGACTCCCCCTGAGGCCGCCCCACCCTGCCTGAGGAGCTGA